The stretch of DNA ATAATAAACAAATTGATAAAGAAACCGATGAAGAAATTGAAAAATACGGTGGCAAAAAACAATTTGAAGAACTACTCAAGCAACAAGGCATTACATTAGACAGTTATAAAGAACAACGTAAAATGATTGCTTATCAAAAAGAATTACTGAATGATAAAGTTAAAATTTCAGACAAAGAAATTAAAGATGAAACGAAAAAAGCATCGCATATCTTAATTAAAGTGAAACAAGATAAAGACGATAAAGAAGGTTTATCTGATAAAGATGCAAAGAAAAAAATTGATGAAATCAAAGAAAAACTCGATAAAAATCCTAAAGACTTTGACAAGTTAGCAAAAGAAGAGTCTATGGATTCAACAAAAGATAAAAATGGTAGTTTAGGATATGTGGTGAAAGGCCAAATGGTTAAACCATTCGAAGACGCCTTATTTAAATTAAAAGATGGCGAAATTTCAAACGTTGTCAAAACTGAATATGGTTACCATATCATCCGCGCAGATGAGCCTACAGATTTCGATAAAGAAAAATCAAAATTAAAAGAAAAACTGATTCAAAATAAATTACAAAAAGACCCTAAACTTTTAACTGATGCATACAAAGATTTGTTAAAAGAATACAATGTAGATTACAAAGATCGCGATATTAAAAAAGCGATTGAAGATAATATTTTAAACCCAGAAGCGTTGAAAAAACAAGCCTCTCAACAAGGTGCAGAGGGTGGTCAATTAGGTATGTAGTATGCCTTTAAACAATGGCTGGTGCTTTGATTTATTTTTCAAAGTATCAGCGCTTTTTTTGATTTTAAAGCATTGATATTTGTCGCAGGCACACCATCTTCGTCTATTGTGTAGTCCAAATTGAATCGTGCCTACAACTTTTAACCCAGAGTTCAGACATCTCTACTCATGTCCAACTCTGGGTTTGTTTTATGTGATAATCATTCGCTTTTCTGTAATCAACATTAATCCAACTTCTCAGGCTTATAGAATTGTCTACCTTCTAAACCAAGAATTCGTTCTGTAAATTGTCCTTTGTTAATTTTCTTGAATGCTTTTTCAAACATATGCATGCGTGCATCAATATTATCAATATACTTTAAAATTTCTGCTTCTTTGACATAAGGCAGTTTTGGTGAGCCGTATTCAAGCTTACCGTGATGAGACAAAATCATATGGCGAAGTAAAATGATTTCTTCTCCATCTACATCCAATTCACGTGCCGCTTCAGCCACTTCATCACTCGCAATCGAAATATGACCTAATAAATTCCCTTCGAGTGTATATGACGTCGCAATTGGGCCTGATAACTCTCTCACCTTACCGATATCGTGCAATATGATGCCACTGAACAATAAGCTTTTATTGAGTTCTGGATATATGATACACAATTGACGTGCAATTTCTAACATTGTCAAAACATGATAACTTAAGCCACTTACAAAATTGTGATGATGCGAACTTGCTGCTGGATAAACAAAGTAACGCGATTCGTATTTGTTCAATAAATAACGTGTAACACGTTGTAGCGGTGCGTTTTCAATTTCAAAGATATATTCTTGCATGGCATCTTTGATTTCTTCTGGTGTCATTGGTGCGCCATCAATAAAGTCTTGCGTACGCATTCCATCTTCATCAGTTGCAAGTCGAAATTGATTGACTTTCATTTGTTTTCGACCACGATAATTAATCACATCACCTTTAACATGAATAATACGTTCTGGCTTTAATAGACTCATTCCTTCTTTAGTAATCGTCCAAACTTTCGCTTCAATTTCTCCACTTTTATCTTGTAAGTGAAGTGTCATATAATCTTTACCTTGTGCTGTTACACCTTGTGTTGCTCGGTGCACTAGGAAAAAATGATCCACAGCATCTCCAGGCTGTAGTTGTTCTATATTTCTCATGATTTAACGCCTTCCTATTCTATTTTTCTATCTTATTTAACGTGACGAGCTGTTTCGCAGGAATATTCGTATCACGTGAACATGTAAAATAAAGAATTTGAAATTTATCAGACATCGATCTCAAATATTTCATCATTTTCATTCTACGTTCAGCATCAAAATGAACAAATGCATCATCAATAATAATAGGCAATGAATAATAGGGTTTTAATGTTTGAATCAAACTTAAACGAAGCGCAATATAGAGCAATTCTTTTGTTGATTGACTTAATTCCACAGGATGATACATTTGACCGCTTTGATGACGTACCATCACTTGCTCATTTGCGTATGTCACTTGCACATATTCTCCGCTCGTTAAATCATTATAAATATCTGTCGCAATATTTACAACTTGTGGCAATCGCTTGCCCTTAATTTGTTTGATATGTTCATCAACTAAAGCCTCTAAATAACTGAGCGCAGCCCAATCTTCAGCCTTATCATTTAATTGATTGCGTAATATTTGATATTGATGACGTAGATGTCTCAATGTATCATCCGTTTCTAAGTGGTTCATTTTTGCTAATAAATCACTCACTTCACTTTGAACAGTGAGATAACGCGCATTATAATTATCGATTTGCTCAGACAATTTTTGATATTCAGCTTCAAGTTGTGCTGATGTTTTTTCACTTAGCTTAGAACTTTTCTCATATCCATAATTTTGATTTTCGAGAAAATGTGTTAAATCATGAAAACGTGCTAATCGCTGATGGTACCATTGATAACGTTCATGGTGTTTGTAATAACTTTCCTCATCCAGTGCTCCTATAGCACTAAACAATGTCTGAATCACTTGTTTATTTTCGCTCAAGCGATGTTTCAAATGTTTAATTTCATTTTCTATTAAGCTCAGTTGCTCGCGATTATGTTCATAACGTGTCATCCCTTGATTCGCGGCTTTTAACCATTCTCTTACATCATGAAACAACGTCTCAATACTAAATTGCGATAATGCACTCGCAAGTTTTTCAAGTGCTTGTGTGTAAAAATCATCCAACTTTTTCTCAATTGAATTTTGCGTTTCTTGCAATTGAGTGAAGTATTGTTGATGATCTTTGATTTTTTGAATCGTTTGAATCGCGTCTACAAGTAAATCATCGGATAAATTCTTGGAAAGGTGTAGTGCTGATTTTAACTTTTGCAATTGAGTCGTCACGGATGTTAAAGCCTCTTGTACATCGTCATATTGTTTCGCCGTATGCAGTGACTTTGTCTTTAAAATCGCCAAATTTTGTTGACGTTGTGCGATTTGATCACGTAACTGATATTGCGCTGCTAAATCAAAATCTAAATCATATGCCTCTTCTAACGCCTGTACTTTTTGCTCTAGTTGCACCAATTCTTCAGAAAATTGTTCGTCATAGCCCATTGGTTTTGAACGCAATAAGAACATGGCAATGAAAAAGATAGCCGCAATCACTGTTAAAATAATCCCTGGAAGCATCATTTGTGAAACGAACATCCATACCGCAAATGCCCCTGTCACCAATGTTAATATCAGTGACGCTACTCGAACACGTTGTTGCTGTTGCTGTTTTTGATGCGCTTCTTTTTCGAAAGTGGCTTTCATTTTATCAAACACATGCCGTTTTTCCTTTAATTCAAGCAGTTTTTGATCATAAACTTTTTTCTTTTCAAAACTTTCATCATCCACTAATTGAAGATTTAATTGTTGTAATTCTTCTTCATATGTTACATTTTCAATCTGATAATCATCTTGTTGTTTTTTCAATTGTTCTAATGAATGCATATGCGCTTGCTTTTGTTTTAAAGTTTCACTGGCGTAACTCTTTTGAATTTCACTTGAATCAACCGTTTCATCAATGTCTTCCCAACCAATGTTGGATTTGAGGCCTTCAATTTCCATTTGATGATGACTTGCTTCTCTTTCAATTTGCTTCAAGTCCATCTCTTGTTGCTTGATCATATCCTCTTGCTTAGAAACAGATTCAAAACTTTGATATAGCGTTTGATCCGGTACAAAAAGTTTTTCCGCCTCATGTTCTAATTGATTTTTCTTTTCAAGACGTAACCCCAAGTCACGTTCGAGGTGTTCAACTTGAATCTTTGCTGCTTCATAACGATCGATACCTTGTTCAGGAAATTCTAACGGTTCTATATTTAAATCCGCTTCTAAACTTTTCCATTCTTGCACTTGATCAATCAATGCAACTTCTTTTTGCTTCTCTTCAAATAAAGCAGTAAGTTGACTTAAATTCGTCTTCAGAGTGGCTAGACGTCTTGAAGCTTTGTCATGATCTTCTGTTAATTGTTGATAGGTCTCCAATTTCGTAGCTTCTTCTCTAATTTGGTACGCTAAGCTTCTAATCTCTTCTATTTTTTGATTAATCTCTGGATTTTGACCTGATTTTTTATAAAGTTCTTGCTTCTTCTGATGAATTAATTCACGCATGCCAATAAACTCGGTTGACCCTAGCGCACCTGCTTGCATCAAAAAGTTTTGTAATTGTGCCTCACTCATATGTTTGTGTATATCTTGAAGTCCTAATACACTGAATGAAAAAATCGCTTGATATGTCTTTTTATCTATATAATTCAACTGTTCATTTAACCATTTTTCATCTTTAATCGTACCGTTCGGCAACATCACCTTGACATCACCTTGAGCACTACCTTTAACACGTTCAACATCGACTTCCATGCCATCATCGAAAATAAGCGTCACACGCCCACCATAATGATTACCCATGCGCGGTTCTAAACGCGGTTCATTTTCTTTTTTTGTAGGAAAACCAAATAAAATCGAATGGATAAACGCTTGTAACGTCGACTTCCCCGCTTCATTTTCTCCATATATCTCGGTAAATCGTGAATCAAATGCAACTTGACGTTGGACAAACTGGCCATAACCATATATTTCAACAGATTTAATTTTCATGGGTTAATGATCCCCTTTCAATTCAGCTTCTATCATGGCCTCTGCACGTGCGATTAATGCTTTTCTATCATGTTCAAAATAAGGATCTAAATATTTTGAGGCTTTTGGATTAAGGTATAAATCCTTCACTGCACGCTCATACACATCATCTTGCGCTAATAACTCTGGAGAGAATTCCTGAATGATTGACTTTTGACGCATATCCAAATAACGAATTTCCCATTCGTCAATCAATATAAAATGGCGCTCATTCTCTTCATATTCCGAAGTCAATACTTTAAGTTGCTCTAATACTTGTTTTGAAATCGTTTCATCCCCATGAACATGGAGTTTTAATCGATAAAAAGCACGTCCTTGAGGGCGGACACTTTCTTTAAAGGCTTGAATTTTTTCATATAATCCCTGTTGACTGACATCATCTGTTTCAATTGTCGCTGTTTCAAAGCGAATAAATTGTGTTGGAACAAATCGCGTCTTAAGTCCCACGTGATCGCCTTCAACGATGAGACATCCTTTTTCTCCTTGTTCTTTGAAATGACGTCCTTGAATATTACCAGGATAATGGATTTCAGGTAAATCACTTAATTGTTGTCTCAAGTGAATATGACCTAACGCCCAATAATGATATAGTTTTGCATTCAAATCCTCTATGCGAAACTCCGTATAGCGATCTGACGTCGTGGATTTACTATATGTCCCATGCAACATACCGATATGTACAACATTCCGATCTTCATTTGTCGGATAGGCATCAATTTTGTTTTCGTAACTTTCTCTATTTTCGTAGCTAAAACCGTGAATATGCACCGTTTCCCCTGTTTTTGTAATCGCTTGATACGTTTCAACACGATTTGAAAAAACGGTCACATTTTCTGGCCATTTTGTTTTTATTTCATCTGATAAAGGGTCATGGTTTCCGTGGACTATGTAGACAAAAATTTGTTCCTTTTGCAAGCGTTCAAACTGTAATTTCAAAAACACTTCAGCTTTCAACGTTCGATTATGTTGATCAAATAAATCACCACTGATCAGCATAAAATCAACTTCTTCTCTTAATGCAAGATCGATTATATTTTTAAAGCTTTCATAAGCACTATTCTCAACATCCTTTAAAATGACGGGATTTAAATAACGCTTAGAGGCAAATGGACTATCGAGATGTAAATCTGCACAATGCAAAAACTTAACCATTCACGCATTCTCCTTTTATCATCAAATTTCATCTATATTTGACATGTTTACTATTTATTTTATCATATTTTACTTATATAAGGAGGAGATCATTTGAGGATTCTATGTACGGTTGCTTTTTTTATAAAAAAACGATTGAAGATAGGACTCCTCAATCGTCTCGTTCATTGATGCATATCATGTTAATTAGCCAGCATAAATTTCATCTAATGGTTTTACAATAATTTGATTGATTTCTTGGAACACTTGACTCATTCTTTGTTCTGCATTCATCAATTCAGAAATATTGCTATCTTTTTCGATTTGTTGCGCTTGTTCTTGCGCTTTTTTCAAATCGTCTTCACTAATTTCCTCACCTTGCATTTGCTTTTGTTGGAAGTTCATTTGTGTTTCACGGAACGTATCAAATAATTTTTTTGAGTTTTCGTCAGCTTCTACTTTCGCATAAGCCGTTTTAATTGCTTGATACTCGTCACTTTCACGTAATGCTTGCTCCAATTTGTTTGCGTAATCATATAAATTTACAGCCATTTAAATCTCTCCTTGAGTTGTTTATTAAGATTGGACGCGCGCTTCCAATCTCTTTCCTTGCTTACGATACCATATTTTAAAGCGTTATACAAAAATTGCTATGAGCCCTTGGAAAAATCCAATCACTCCTCCTAAAATGAACCCTAATAACATAATCAGTTTCAGTTCTTTATTCGCAATTTCGAATATCAATTGCTCAATATAATCCAGCTCAAATCGGTTAATCTGTTCTTCAATCAACCCTCGAATATTGACTTGTTTCAAAATCGTCGATAAACGACGTGCTAATGTGTCTAAAATCAAATCCGTCAACTGTGTAATCCCCCTATGCTTTAACATCTCAAATAATTGAGGAACGAGGGTATTGAGTGGCGTGTGGGCATGTCGCTTTATATCCATTTGCTGTACAATTTGTTCGGTGAATTGAACTTCGAGTGTCGCCCATTGTTCAGGTGTCACCCATTCTTGAAGCGTTCTTGTTTTTAACTTTTCATATTCTGCCTGTATTTGTGCAGACAAAATATTTTGCGCTTTAGAATGCGATGTAAGACGTATCAATTCTTTTTGTATCCGTTCAGCAATGGCTTCCTTTGTCATAAACATTTGTAACATCGAGATCATTTTACCTTTTTCCAGAAAAAACGTCTCTAACATTTCTAAAATATCGTCATATCCTTTAGCTGAACTTAAGTAATCTTTAGCTTTAGTCATAATGAACACATCCAACACTTCAACTTTTTGATCAAGTTGCGTTAATAGCTGTGATGGCAAGAGTTCGGTCATCGTTTCATTTTGATGGCTTTCATATTTTTGGCGTAATTGCTGTTGCGTCATTCGTGTTAACCATGTTTCACCTTCTTTGACAACATCAATCTCAAATTGTTGTAAAAGCGACTGAATTGTGACGTGATCTTTTGATAACCGCTCAACTTGTTCGCTCAATGCACGTTGAACCGTCATTCTTATTTCGGGCGTTGTTATTTTTTCCCTGATCAAAGCCTCCGTTAATAAATGGTCTTCAACGACTTGTCCAATCTTCTCAGCAATTTCCCCTCTACGTTTCGGTATCAGTCCAGGGGTAAATGGCACACGTTTGCCAAAAATATAATACGGCTTAAAGGGGTGAAATAACATTTTGACGGCAATCATATTCGTAACGCCCCCAATCACCGCACCAATGACGATCATAAACAATACGACAAGTGTCGCTTGCATAGGCTTTCCTCCTTAAAATATAGGCTGGAGCGGCGCATCATTCTCCCTCTCCGCTTTGTAACAGTATAGTATGACCGAATTACGTCCTCGTTAAACATCTTTATGATAATACAACTGATGAAAAAAGAGCATGCAACAAGATTTTTGTCGATGCTCCATTTCATTCATTTATTTTTAATTATGCACGAATAAGCTCTTCTTTAACGTTACGTTGAAAATAGGTTTCAGCTTCTCTTAGTTTTGGTGTTGCAAAGATAGGCTGTTTGTCCATATCAAGAATGCGATAAAGTTGGCTGACTTTGTTAGACTGTAAAATGTAGTCTCCTTTTGCATCAACCGTTTCCCAATAAATATCACTGACTGTTGAATACTTAGGATATGCTGCTTGATTTCTTGATATTGTTTGAACAATTTCAAGTGGGTCGCATCCAAATGTACTGTTTAGGACTTCGGAATCTCTAAACAAAGCACAAATTGACACACATGTTGTCCAATTCGGCAATACACGCTCTTTTTCGATTTGAACTAATGTTTTTTTAGATAGTCCAATTGTTTGGGCCATTGTATCCTGTGTGTAACCTGCCTCAATACGAACCATCTTAAACTTACTTTGAATTAAATCTGTAAAACTTTGTCTATCCATTGAATATTACTACCTTTCTTAAATAAAAATTTATCCGCACACAAGCATTGCAATTCTACACAATTCTTGAAACACAAATTACATATTAATACAAAATACGAGAAATGAAAAGTGTCATTTTAAAAAACAATACAAAACTAGAACTATACTAAATTATACTGAAAATCGTCCTATTTTTATCGAATGAATTGCAGCGCGACTCTTTATATTCCAGACTTTGTAATGAATGAACAATGAGGTGTCAATTTCCATCTCACAGGTTGAATCTTGCATCATTTACAATCGTTACAACACATTCTCTCCATAACTATGCTATATTAAAAACGATTTATGTATTTTTATTACATTTTTATAAACCATGCACAGATTGATGACGATCATCAATCCACCCTAATATCATCAATATGTTTTTAAGAATTATATTATACCATAAATTCCTCATCCTCATAGCAATTACTTAGACCGTTTTAAAGAAAACTTTTGCTGTCAAAAATATCAAATTAAAGTTCAACATTTGATCGCTATGGTGCGATACTATTGTCATAACATACTCATACTGCCTAGTCATTTTCAGATAGAGAGAGACGTGAATCGCACTGGCGATGACGCATTTCATTCATTGAGAAACAGTGAAATTTCTAAAAACCGCTTTCACGCTAAAATTTGTTCCCCTTAAGAAAGGCCCCAAAATTTCTCATAGTGATGCGTTACGTAACTCTTTTCTTTCGGGATGAGTAACTTCTAATCCCCCTTTTATATTGATCGTTTAATTTTCTGAATAAATTCAAGTTACGAGGTACATTTTTTAATAAACAAGCATTGAGAAGACCGATGAATTTCTATCTATCATATCATTTGACGATTTTTTGATTGAAATTAATATTGCCATATAGTGATTTTACAGATTATAATATTGTAAATGATATAAAGGGGATGTTGTGAATGAAGTTTAAAGGGCTTACGATTAAAATTATCATTGCACTTATTTTAGGTATTAGTATAGGTTCAATTTTTAATTTTTATGAAGGTGCAAAATTTGTGAGCTTTACAGATCAATATATTTTCAATGTTATAGGGCAAGTCTTTTTAAATCTTATTTTTATGTTAGTTGTTCCTGTTGTTTTTGTATCTATCGTACTTGGTGTCATTGGTGTCGGTGATCCTAAACTGTTAGGCGGCATTGGTTTAAAAACGATTGTCTTCTTTTTAAGTACGACAGCTATTGCCATTACACTCGCAATGTGTTTAGCACTCATTGTTAAACCTGGTGCAGGCCATTCTGATTTATTGAAAAGCGAAGAAGTCACTGCCTATCAAAAGAAACTAGACAGTCAGAAAGCAACGAACAACTCACCAGTCAATCAGACTTTTGATCAAACGGTGATCAATTTCTTCCCGAAAAACCCTATCGAAGCAATGAGTGGCGGAAATATGCTTCAAATCATTACTTTCGCAATTTTTATTGGTATTGGGATTATGATGGTTGGCGAAAAAGGCCGTATAGTGCATCAATTTTTTGATCAATTTAATGAAGTACTGATGTATATTATTTCAATGATTATGAACATTTTTGCACCGATTGGAACATTTGGACTCGTTGCACACGCGTTTACTGGTGCAGGATTTAGTGCAATTCGACAATTAGGATTATACTTTATTGTCGTCCTTGCCGCTTTACTCATCCATTTCTTTGTCGTCTATGGTGGCGCAGTAAAATTCTTAGCTAAACGTAGTCCTATTGAATTTTTCAAAAACTTTTTCCCTGCGATTACGGTTGGTTTTGGTGGATCTAGTTCGAATGCTGCCTTACCTGTTTCTATGGAATGTACGAAAAAAATGGGGGTTAAGCCTGAAATTGCTTCTTTTGTGCAACCACTTGGTGCAACGATCAATATGGACGGTACAGCAATTATGCAAGGTGTCGCAACAATTTTCATTGCCCAATTAATGGGTGCAGATTTAACACTCTTACAACTGATCACAGTCGTTGCAGTTGCAGTCATTGCATCAGTAGGTACAGCCGGTGTTCCGGGAGTCGGTTTGATTATGTTAGCCATGGTATTAACAGCAGTCGGTCTTAATCCTGCTGCGATTGGTATTATACTCGGAATTGACCGATTACTTGATATGACACGTACTGCAGTGAATATTACAGGTGATGCCGCATGTGCTTTAATCTTGTCAGAACATGAAGGTAAGAAACTTAAAGGGCAAATGCACGTCACAAAATAACATAGCGCATAGATGATATATTTTGGGGGTTGGACCATTACGGTTCACCCTCCTTTTTCATGTTTGAAGCTAACGTTAATCACTATAAAATAAAACGCATATCATCACTATTATTATCTGAAAATTAATAATACGAAAATATCAATTTAAACACTAGATTTCTATAAACGTTCATAGGATAATAGTAACGTTAAGTAAGAAAGCGACTGTAGCGTATCATTCGACAACTTTCCTCACATCAAAACTAGAGACTGAAAACTATTTTATATGAATACGTTATTATTTTATGATGGCAAGTCGAAACCGTTCATGCCAGTGGGTAATTATGGCATTGCCGCTTCATCACATTCAACTGGCTCCGAATGTCATTAAAAAAAGAGGTGTTATCGTTGCAATTAGAAAATAAAATCTCCCAAGCAAAAAAAGGGGCAACATTGAGCATCTTAACGTATACCTTTTTGACTTTACTAAAAATTGTTTACGGTTGGTTTGCGAGCAGTCAAGGTTTAATTGCAGACGGTATTAACAATGCGACAGACGTTATTAGTTCTGTGGCAATCTTGGTTGCACTTCAAATCTCAATGAAGCCTGTTGATAAAAATCATCCTTATGGCCACTACCGTTCAGAATTCATTGCTTCTCTCATTGCTTCATTCATCATGTTTGCCGTGAGTATTCAAGTGATTGTTACAGGAGTCCAACACTTCTATCAAGGTCAATTTCTACAGCCGAATCCTTCAGCAGTCATTGTCGGTATACTTTCAAGTGTCATTATGTTTATTGTTTTTGTATATAATCGAAATCTTGCAAAAAAAGTGAATAGTAGTGCATTAAAGGCTGCGAGTTACGATAATCTTTCCGATGCACTCGTGTCAATCGGAACTGTTATTGGGATATTAGGAGTTTATATGGGGGTCCCAATGCTGGATACAATTGCGGCTATCGTTATTGGTATACTGATTATGAAAGCAAGTATTGATATTTTCAAAGAAACAGCCATTACTTTAACGGATGGCTATGATGAGGATGAGCTAGATCAAATTCGAGACATTATTGCATCTGTTCCAGGCATTAAAGAAATCCGTGATATTAAAGCACGAAGCCACGGTGTGATTTCATTTATAGATGTGACAATTGCAGTTGAGCCGACTTTGAATGTTATTGAAAGCCATGCAATTTCCGATTATATCGAATCACGACTACAATCACGATTAGGTGAAGTGGAAACGATTGTACATATTGAACCTTATTTTGCAGCTTGATTTCGTCACTTCATCTAGAATCGAAAAAATCATACGCAACGGCACACGTTGTCATTTACGTGTCGGTTGCGTATGATTTTTAAGTTTTAATCCTAAATCAGATGATTTTCCATTGCGTAAATCGCCGCTTGAGTCCGATCTGTCACACCTAATTTAGTAAAGATATGACTGACATGGGTTTTAATTGTTTTCTCGGATACATAAAGCGTATCAGCGATTTCTTTGTTTGTCTTTCCTTTCGCCATTTCCTTTAATACTTCCGTTTCTCGCTTGGATAACTTATTTAACATATGTGGTTTCGTAATGACTGTCTCCATCACATGTTGTGCATCTTTATGAATCACTTTTTCACCGCGTAAAACTTGTTCTATTGAGCGCATTAACGCTTCAGGATCGACATCTTTCATCTCATAGCCATCCGCACCAGATTGCATGGCTGACATCACATGCTCTTCATCTACATAGCTGGTTAAGACTAATACTTTAATTTTTTTGTGCTGTGCTTTTATCTTTTCAATTAATGTAATTCCATTCATTTCTGGCATGACAAGATCGACCAAAATCAATTCAGGCTCAATGGTCGCAATGGCTAAGTCATCTAATAGTGCCTGGCCATTTCCATAACTTCCTACAACTTCAATGTTGGGTTGTGTTGACAACAAAAATTCTAACCCTTGTCTCACAATAAAATGGTCATCTACGAGTGCGATTTGAGTCACGTCTGTCCCCCCTAGGCTGTTGTAATGGGATGCAAATATGAATTTGGGTCCCTTGTTCACTATTCATATCCATTGTCCCTTTTAACACTTTAATCCGCTGTCGCATATTCGATAATCCATGGCGATCATCCTGATGAATCGTTGTCACATCAAAGCCGATCCCCTCATCAATTAAGTTCACAATTAAATGACTCTCCGTTTGATTGAGTGTGACCATCATTCGATGCGTTTGAGCATGCTTTTTAGTGTTGTTCATTGCTTCTTGTATCACTCGATAAAGATGTGTTTCAATCGTGTTCTCTAAATCAATCAATCCATGTATC from Staphylococcus lutrae encodes:
- a CDS encoding dicarboxylate/amino acid:cation symporter; this translates as MKFKGLTIKIIIALILGISIGSIFNFYEGAKFVSFTDQYIFNVIGQVFLNLIFMLVVPVVFVSIVLGVIGVGDPKLLGGIGLKTIVFFLSTTAIAITLAMCLALIVKPGAGHSDLLKSEEVTAYQKKLDSQKATNNSPVNQTFDQTVINFFPKNPIEAMSGGNMLQIITFAIFIGIGIMMVGEKGRIVHQFFDQFNEVLMYIISMIMNIFAPIGTFGLVAHAFTGAGFSAIRQLGLYFIVVLAALLIHFFVVYGGAVKFLAKRSPIEFFKNFFPAITVGFGGSSSNAALPVSMECTKKMGVKPEIASFVQPLGATINMDGTAIMQGVATIFIAQLMGADLTLLQLITVVAVAVIASVGTAGVPGVGLIMLAMVLTAVGLNPAAIGIILGIDRLLDMTRTAVNITGDAACALILSEHEGKKLKGQMHVTK
- a CDS encoding cation diffusion facilitator family transporter — protein: MQLENKISQAKKGATLSILTYTFLTLLKIVYGWFASSQGLIADGINNATDVISSVAILVALQISMKPVDKNHPYGHYRSEFIASLIASFIMFAVSIQVIVTGVQHFYQGQFLQPNPSAVIVGILSSVIMFIVFVYNRNLAKKVNSSALKAASYDNLSDALVSIGTVIGILGVYMGVPMLDTIAAIVIGILIMKASIDIFKETAITLTDGYDEDELDQIRDIIASVPGIKEIRDIKARSHGVISFIDVTIAVEPTLNVIESHAISDYIESRLQSRLGEVETIVHIEPYFAA
- a CDS encoding response regulator, which encodes MTQIALVDDHFIVRQGLEFLLSTQPNIEVVGSYGNGQALLDDLAIATIEPELILVDLVMPEMNGITLIEKIKAQHKKIKVLVLTSYVDEEHVMSAMQSGADGYEMKDVDPEALMRSIEQVLRGEKVIHKDAQHVMETVITKPHMLNKLSKRETEVLKEMAKGKTNKEIADTLYVSEKTIKTHVSHIFTKLGVTDRTQAAIYAMENHLI